The sequence below is a genomic window from Acropora palmata chromosome 5, jaAcrPala1.3, whole genome shotgun sequence.
gaaaagaagtttatctcacgttttaaattgttgttcatacgctaaatatcttagttgaagcctaagtttaataatggcgaaacgaaaaatccatttcaatgctttaagcattcctcgaactttttcttgtaagttggatacttttctagaaaaaacatcgtgtttgttttttccacatttatcaaatttagctgtgacaACTGAATTCACAGAActtctttttagcacatgctcaagatattgttggaatcattgccattttatttttttctcgtttgttCGGGAATATCCACACTCTAAATTAAACACTCGAAACTTGGACTGTATATCCTTCTTTTATTCCCAACAATGATCAACGTTCTCTCACACCGTACATATTCCAACTAACCACAACTCTTTTCTGTCCTTGCATTTAAAGGTATAAGATATCTACTTTTTGCATATGATAAGTACATGCCATACTCTTATCTCCTAAAAACACATGCCGCAACTTACGCTCAAAAGCAATTAACTGATAGCAATTAACTTGTGAAAATACATCCTTATCTCTTTAAAACTGAAGTACACGCGATCAGAGTTTCTATCATCTTTACAGTACAAATACCGGCTAAGCTAACAGTTATATATATTTCGCCTTTATACTTAATTATCTATATGTATTTTATAGCACAGCTTCAATGCAAATAGGTTTCGACCTTTAGAATTTTGTGTAAACCAAAGTCACTATTATAGGGTACATCATGTTGCGTTACGTAACGCGGCATGTTTCCCAACACTCCCCCCACGCTTGACTCAATTTGAGTCAAGAAACGCGCAAACACGCTTAAGAGTTTAGTCGTTCGGCTGGTTTACCATCGCGCGAGTCTTCCAGACCGCATCCAACGCTGCAGAACGGCGAGGAACGTCGCGTCTTTGTGGCCTTGTAATGCGTTCTTTGAGGACATCTGAGATCTCGGATGTCTCAGTTCTAATCTCGAGGGGGAACAACTTCTGTACAGGCCTACTTAAATGAATTGCCCTCCCCTTCGTTATAACGCGTACGTTTGCCCCTCTTAcctgtttgtcttttcctACAATGAGGCTCTCCACTACTGCCATCTTCCAGCCATTTCTCTTAACTCCCTCTTCAAACACGGTCACCACATCACCTACCTTTGGTGTCTTTCCGGTTGCCTGAGTGTTACAATCGTGACTCTCCCTCAAATTCGCCAAGTATTCCCTTTGCCACCTTTTCCAAAAATGCTGTAGAGTTTCATTAACATATTTATACCTCCTCCTGTGGCTGATTTCGGTTTCGTCATCTTCCTCTTGGGGCTGCTCTGGCAAGGATAATAATCTTCTCCCATGGAGAAGATGCGCAGGGGTCAATACCTCTCCCTCGTTAGGATTATCATAATCATATGTTAAGGGTCTTGAATTCAAAGTCGCCTCTACCTCCGTCAGAACGGTTAAAAGTTCATCATGTGTCAGCCGAGCATTACCCAGGACCTTCTTCAGACATCGCTTGACACAACCCACCATCCTCTCAAAGAACCCACCCCACCAGGGAGCTCTTTCCAGATTAAAACGCCACTGAATTCGGTAGTTCTGCATTTCCTCTCTTACCTGTGGATGACGAAAGAGCGTGCGTAGTTCTTTCTCTGTGCCCTTAAATGTCTTCGCGTTGTCCGAAACGATTAAGGCAGGTATTCCCCTCCTAGCTACGAATCTTCTTAAACATCGCTTAAACGTTTCCACCGACAAATCCTCCACTAGCTCTAGGTGGACGGCCCGCGTCATGCAACAAGTAAACAAAGCGAAGTAAACCTTTCTCATTTGCGAACCCTCTCCCTTGACAAACAAGGGTCCCGCAAAATCTACACCTACCTTTGAAAACGGCGGGGCTGGTCTAACCCTAAACTCTGGCAAGCTAGCGGTCGGTGGCTGAGTAAACGATTTGCCTTCAATCTCCTTGCAAGGAACACAACGACTGATCACACGCTTTACCACTTGTCTCCCCTTCGGTACCCAAAACCTTGAGCGTAACTCAGCAAGCGTACTCCTTACACCATTGTGTAGAACTCTATCGTGACACTCTTGAATCTGTAGTACTGTGAGTCGGTGTTCTTTGGGCAGGATGATCGGTTCTTTCGCGTCGTGCATCATTTCAGAGTGCTCAAGTCGTCCCTTACATCTTATAACGCCCTTCTGATCTTCATGGAGACCGAATTTTGAGGCAAGCTGTTGATAGTTGCCCCCCTCTCTCAATTCTCGCTGTGCTGCCCTTATCCACAACTCTTCTGACTCTACTATCTCCTCCAACGTAAGCGGACCTTCTCTCCTGTCACTCTTATTTCCCCTTGAGATGTTGTGACAGAACCGTGTAACCCACGCAGTCACTCTGTAAAGCTTTCGAAGTGTGTTGAATTTGCTGATTTCGATCACCTTCTCTATTCCACAAGGCTCTTTGATTCCGATAGTCATAACGGCGACCTTTCGTTCCTCTTCACATGTCTCCGTAGTTGGCACAAGGGATTTCTGCCTGGGCCAAAGGTCTTTCGGTTGGATCAACCAAGATGGTCCGCGCCACCACATCTCGTTCCCTTTGAGCTCTACTGCTAACGATCCTCTTGACCCAATGTCGGCTGGGTTTTGCTCACTGGGACAGTGCCCCCAATTCTCCTTTTCACTCAACTTAACGATCTCGTTCACACGGTGACTCACAAATTGTTTCCACTCACCACGGTTCATGATCCAATAGAGCGCTGTCATACTGTCCGaccaaaattttactttctgaACACTTACCTCTGAATTCAGCGCATTCTTCACTGTGCACATCAGTTTCGCAAGGATTAGGCATGCTATAAGTTCAAGTCGTGGTATGGACAGCTCTTTGAGCGGTGCCACTCGCGTTTTAGAAGTTAACATCTTCGAATCGAACCTGTCTTTGTCCGGTATACCAAATAAATAACTGCGCAGTAAGCTTTCTTACTCGCATCTGCAAAACCATGTAACGAACATTCCAAGACTTCTTCTCGCACGTGTCCGTAGACACACCTGTCAATCATGATTTGTTCACATTCTATTAAGCTTTCAATCCACGCTTCAACGCCTTGTTTTATCACTCCATCAAGTGGGTCGTCCCAATTGATCTTTTGGCGACATGCttcctgaaacaaaatctttgcTGTTATAGTTATGGGGCCAATCATTCCCAGAGGGTCAAAGATCCCTGCCAAGAGTCGCAGCGTGTTTCGTTTGGTTGCAGGTAAATCTTTTGCGCGCTCGGCAATTACGGTCAGTTCGAGGGTTATCGTATCTTCCTCAAAATCCCATGACAGACCCAGTACCTTTTGGCCGTTACTTCCCATCTTCAGGCCTAGAGATGACTTTGCATACGTGACATTTTCCGCTGTCACCGGGTCGCGTTTCACATCATCGATTAGATCTTTTTTGATTCTCTCTCTGACGCTCGGGTCATTGGTGAGCCATTTTCTGAGCTTAAATCCCCCTTCTGCCATGCGGTTGACCGTTTTACTATATAAATCGGCAACTTCACTCGGCGAGGCTCCGCCCCCCACGAAATCATCCACGTAGAACGAATCGATCAATTTCTTCACGAACTCGGGGTCAACTGTGATAAACTTCGAAATGTGATGCCTCAAGGTTGCATTTAACAAAAAGGGAGACGCATTCAACCCAAAGACAACACGACAAAATCGATAAACCACAATCCTCGAAATGTCCGGAGGGTTTTCTAGCCACAAAAATCGAAGACAGTCCCTGTCTCTCTTATCAACCCCAACATTAAGAAAGGCCTTCTCTATGTCTCCCACAAGAACAATTCTGTTCTCTCGAAACCGCAACAAAATGTCGAACAATAACGGGTTTAATGACGGACCCACATGCAAACAATCATTTAAAGAGGCGCCCGTCTTTGTTGACTTTGACGAAGCATCATATACTATCCTTACCTTCGTTGTCGTGGCCTCTTTTCTCACCACGGCTTGATGTGGCAGATAATGTACCTTTGGAGCCGCCTCTAATTCAACCACTCTCTCTATTACCCCCGAATGAAGCTGTTCCTCAATTATTGCTGCATATTCTGCGAGGATTTCGGGTTCCCTTTCCAGTCTTGCTACTTGGCTCTTAAGACGACGAATGCTTGTAGTATAATTGGTCGGTAAATCTGGGTGGCCTTCTTTCCAGGGGAGCTTCACTGAATATCGTTGCCCATCAAAGGAGATGCTGTCTCTATATTCTTCATATACCCCACTTCTTGGCTCCTTGATTTCTATCGTTTCCAGATCCCACATTCGGTTCACATCAACATCTAGGCCTCCCTTGTCCTCAGTTTGCActaggttgatttgtaccGGTTCTGGGCCACTTGACTGGCTCTTCATTGGACCTGACAGAACCCAACCTAATTCAGTTTCCACAGCGACTGGTTCGTCGAGACCTCCCCTGATTGTACAGTCTTTCTGAAAGCTCCACAGGCAATCTGCACCGATCAAAATGTCAATTTCTAGCTCTCCCGCTCCCACACACACATCCGAAAACCACAAGTCCTTAAGGTGGGGATACTGCCCCTTTACAAATTCCACATGACTGTTTTGAATACTGGAAATTTCTGGTACTACATACGCTTCGATTGGAATAACTTTTTAGCCATTAATTGGGCTTACCTTGGCTTCGACGACATCTCTTAGACGCATGTCCTTAGAACGCTGGCCAAAGGTACTGATCCCTAGCCATTCTTGCCTGATTCTGGCAAGCTGCGCGCGTTGGGCGGCTTTGAAAGTAATAAAAGAACGATGGCTACCAGCGTCAAACAACACCCTTACCCTATACGGCTCGCCCTCCCCGCGGATAACTGCACGCGCGGTTTGTAACGCAACTCGCCCACCCGTTCCTACATGTAAACTACTAGGACTAGCTGTAGTCGGAGTTTTGTTTTGCCCATAGGGCGTAAACTGAAATTCTGCAACAGGAGGCACTGATTGCACAATCCTAACATCACACAAAGAAACGTGATGACCCGATTGGCCACACTTGCTACATAATACATCAAATGCCTTACATTCTCGGGCTCGGTGGCCCTTTTTCATACATATAAAACATCTAGCAAACTTAAAAACAATATTCTTACGTTCCTTTGGATCCTTAACTCTCTGACAGTTCTCGTGGGCATGCTTGCCCAAACAGAAAGCACAGTTCCcatgttcttgttttgtgaACAGGGCGTTGGCTGTCGCGCCCTTTGTTCGATTGTCCTTCCCATCAAGTTTATTCGAATGCAAAAGTTTCGAGGAggtcattgcataaaaatgatCCTCTCTCAGTTCCAGCTCCTTTAAAAAGGCTTGCAACATTTGCTCCATCGACCAGGTTAAAAACTCCTCCCCTCTTGTTATTGTCAGTCGAAAGCCCTCCGGCAATTTCTGCATAATGGCGGGAACAACTATCGTCGAATACGTGATTTCTTCCACTCCGAGGGCCTTCAATCCCCTGAAATGCGACTCGCACTCGTCAAACAATTTCCTCAGGCGAGGAATGTCTCGATCAGTGTAGACTGGCGACAGGTTGAGTAAATCGTTTACATGCGCTCGCTGGATTGCTATCTCCTTTCCATAGCGTTTCTTTAGAGCTTGCACTGCGGCGTCATAGTTTACCGCAGTCAGCGCAAACCCCGCAATCGTCGATCTAGCAGGCTCTTGTACTAGACTTTTCAAATAAGAAAACTTGTCCACCGCAGACAGGTTGTCGTTTCCATCAATAGAGCTCTGAAACGAATCCCAGAACTCCTGCCAATCTTGCAATCTGCCGTTGAACCTCTTCACTTCGAGCTTCGGAAGCTTGGCTTTCATGTTATGCACAGGATTCGCGGGGTGTGCGTTCTCGTTTTGCGACGACGCTTCAGTACTCGCTGGACCGGCCGAATGCATGCTTGGGTTCAGAACCTCCTCCAGTCGCAGTACCACTTGGTTCAGCTCTCCTCTGAAGCGATCGCTTTCCTCGATCTCTCTTTCTATTAGAACATCCAGATCTTCGGACTCTAAACCTCCAATCAAGTCTAGGATTTGATTATCCAGCTTCTTCAACGTCTCTATCTTCTCCTGAAGGGCTTGTAAAGACTCCTTACCCCACTGCCTGTCTGACACTCCACTTCCACCGCTAAGTCTTTGCTTCACTTGGTCTAGCAACCTTTTAGCGATGTTTCGCTGACCTTGTCTTATCCGCGTCTTCTTTTCGACGTTTGCCTTCGCTTTTTCAGCCATAGGAAACGCCCTTTCTTTTTGCTTCGTAACGTTCTGGTTCGTCAACACTTACACACTCTAGGATCCGGCTCGAAGGACCACTGTGTTCGGGAATATCCACACTCTAAATTAAACACTCGAAACTTGGACTGTATATCCTTCTTTTATTCCCAACAATGATCAACGTTCTCTCACACCGTACATATTCCAACTAACCACAACTCTTTTCTGTCCTTGCATTTAAAGGTATAAGATATCTACTTTTTGCATATGATAAGTACATGCCATACTCTTATCTCCTAAAAACACATGCCGCAACTTACGCTCAAAAGCAATTAACTGATAGCAATTAACTTGTGAAAATACATCCTTATCTCTTTAAAACTGAAGTACACGCGATCAGAGTTTCTATCATCTTTACAGTACAAATACTGGCTAAGCTAACAGTTATATATATTTCGCCTTTATACTTAATTATCTATATGTATTTTATAGCACAGCTTCAATGCAAATAGGTTTCGACCTTTAGAATTTTGTGTAAACCAAAGTCACTATTATAGGGTACATCATGTTGCGTTACGTAACGCGGCATGTTTCCCAACACTCGttgatgttttcgaccggaagtgagtctcaggattattgtaaaatgtaacgtcaatcgacagggatcggaaatggaagatcacgttcaaccaaaagtaggattagtttttattacaatgcgtgaatgatttccctgtcacctaaaggaggtacgcgtgctagtgaatgcattgagtgtagtgaaaagtttctatttttgtacgaaaatttccagattgattcaaataaccaaagctgttaaataaaaaaaaagggtaagaataataaacggttattcccaatacacagtcatttcagaaagtattctccactccattttatgacaagagcgggggcagctttagtgagaactattactagttaGATAAAAGAATGAGTTCTGGTTCAGAGTAAAATAACCGTTTTATCTacttggaatttggaaatgacCACGGAACGAAACGAACGGATACCGCAGGAACGAATGGACGCTTTTATTTTAAGCTTATCTCtcacttttattgtttcagAGTTATAAGGATTTTCTCAGATCGTTGGCTCAGTGCCAAATAACACTGTCATTCTTTTCTCCATGAGTTCTCAAGGAAAGAAACTAATGAAAAGGATTCTTCTATTCCTGGTTTACGGTTTTGCCGGTGCAGGAGTTTTCACTTTTCTGGAAAAGggagaggaaacaaacaaagagaaagcaaaGAGAATGTTACAACAGCTGAAGAATAACTTTTCTATGCACCAGGACATAACAGACGAAGAATTTGAGCGATTTGCAACAGCACTATACAAAGCTATTCGCGTCAATAAAACATTGGACTGGTCATATTTTAGAGCTGTGGATTTCACCTATTCTGCTCTTACTACCATTGGTGAGTTCTTCTTCTACATGTTCACAGGCGAGACTCGGC
It includes:
- the LOC141881430 gene encoding uncharacterized protein LOC141881430; its protein translation is MCTVKNALNSEVSVQKVKFWSDSMTALYWIMNRGEWKQFVSHRVNEIVKLSEKENWGHCPSEQNPADIGSRGSLAVELKGNEMWWRGPSWLIQPKDLWPRQKSLVPTTETCEEERKVAVMTIGIKEPCGIEKVIEISKFNTLRKLYRVTAWVTRFCHNISRGNKSDRREGPLTLEEIVESEELWIRAAQRELREGGNYQQLASKFGLHEDQKGVIRCKGRLEHSEMMHDAKEPIILPKEHRLTVLQIQECHDRVLHNGVRSTLAELRSRFWVPKGRQVVKRVISRCVPCKEIEGKSFTQPPTASLPEFRVRPAPPFSKVGVDFAGPLFVKGEGSQMRKVYFALFTCCMTRAVHLELVEDLSVETFKRCLRRFVARRGIPALIVSDNAKTFKGTEKELRTLFRHPQVREEMQNYRIQWRFNLERAPWWGGFFERMVGCVKRCLKKVLGNARLTHDELLTVLTEVEATLNSRPLTYDYDNPNEGEVLTPAHLLHGRRLLSLPEQPQEEDDETEISHRRRYKYVNETLQHFWKRWQREYLANLRESHDCNTQATGKTPKVGDVVTVFEEGVKRNGWKMAVVESLIVGKDKQVRGANVRVITKGRAIHLSRPVQKLFPLEIRTETSEISDVLKERITRPQRRDVPRRSAALDAVWKTRAMVNQPND
- the LOC141881432 gene encoding uncharacterized protein LOC141881432, which encodes MKSQSSGPEPVQINLVQTEDKGGLDVDVNRMWDLETIEIKEPRSGVYEEYRDSISFDGQRYSVKLPWKEGHPDLPTNYTTSIRRLKSQVARLEREPEILAEYAAIIEEQLHSGVIERVVELEAAPKVHYLPHQAVVRKEATTTKVRIVYDASSKSTKTGASLNDCLHVGPSLNPLLFDILLRFRENRIVLVGDIEKAFLNVGVDKRDRDCLRFLWLENPPDISRIVVYRFCRVVFGLNASPFLLNATLRHHISKFITVDPEFVKKLIDSFYVDDFVGGGASPSEVADLYSKTVNRMAEGGFKLRKWLTNDPSVRERIKKDLIDDVKRDPVTAENVTYAKSSLGLKMGSNGQKVLGLSWDFEEDTITLELTVIAERAKDLPATKRNTLRLLAGIFDPLGMIGPITITAKILFQEACRQKINWDDPLDGVIKQGVEAWIESLIECEQIMIDRCVYGHVREEVLECSLHGFADASKKAYCAVIYLVYRTKTGSIRRC